GATGCCCGCTCCTGTCGCGGCAGCTGCGCCCGTTGCTGCCTCAGCAGAGCCTGCGTCCGCGCCCCCTGCGTCCACCGCAACTCGGAGTGACCTGCTCGAGGTGACGGCCCCCATGGTGGGCACCTTCTACCGCGCGCCTGCACCCGGAGAGCCTCCCTTCGTGGAGGTGGGAACTCGGATCAATGTGGGTCAGGCCGTTTGCATCCTTGAAGCCATGAAGCTGATGAACGAGCTGGAGTCGGAGGTCGGCGGTGAAGTGGTCGAGATCCTTGTGGATAACGGCACGCCTGTTGAATTCGGGCAGGTGCTGATGCGGGTCAAGCCGGTCTGAGTTCAGCTCAGATCCCAGGCGGCCTTGATCGCTGCAGTCGTGCTGTCGGGGCTCGCGATTCCTTGGGATGCAATGTCGAAGGCTGTGCCGTGGTCTGGAGAGGTGCGTAGGAAGGGCAGTTCCAAGGTGGTGTTCACCGCTGCATCGAAAGCCAGCAACTTCACAGGAATGAGCCCCTGGTCGTGATACAGGGCAAGGATCCCGTCAGGCCCCTGCTGATCCGGGGCCTGCCAGGCACGAGCGGCGCTGATCCAGCAGGTGTCAGGAGGAACGGGACCCTCCAGGTGCACCTGAGGATGTTCCTCCCGCCATTGATCCAGCAGCGGAAGAAGCCAAGTGGCTTCCTCGTCGCCCAGCTGCCCTGCTTCGCCGGCATGGGGATTGAGCCCGGCGACGCGCAGATGTGGTGTGGTCGTGAAGCGTCGACAGAAGTCATGCAGCACATTCAGTTTGTGGCGTATCAGCTCTGGTGTCAGCGCCTGAGGAATCTGGCTGAGGGGGATGTGGGTGGTGGCCAGCAAGGTGTTCAGGCGCCAGCCGCTGCTTGGAGAAACTGCGGTGAACAGCATTGAGGAACGTTGGCAGCCAGCCAGCTCCGCCAAGCGTTCGGTCTGTCCGGGATAGCGATGGCCGGCCGCGTGCCAAAGGTGCTTGGCGATGGGGGCGGTGACCAGGGCGCGTGACCCCCGCGCCTGAAGCAGTTCAACGGCACGGGTGAGCCAGTGAAAACCGGCGTCGGCTCCGCTGGTGGTGGGTTGTCCTGGATGAACGATGCCCTGCAGCGGTTGGTCGT
The Synechococcus sp. PROS-U-1 DNA segment above includes these coding regions:
- the accB gene encoding acetyl-CoA carboxylase biotin carboxyl carrier protein; this encodes MTMQLDHEQLHRLLEALGESDIQEFRLEGDDFRLEIRRNLPAQAVMAPVMPAPVAAAAPVAASAEPASAPPASTATRSDLLEVTAPMVGTFYRAPAPGEPPFVEVGTRINVGQAVCILEAMKLMNELESEVGGEVVEILVDNGTPVEFGQVLMRVKPV
- the pdxA gene encoding 4-hydroxythreonine-4-phosphate dehydrogenase PdxA, which produces MGPHDSTNPRHELVIALGDPAGIGMEVVLKALASPEVPHGLQPLLVGCKRSLIRTHTRLRQQSNLPLPDLAALRVDDQPLQGIVHPGQPTTSGADAGFHWLTRAVELLQARGSRALVTAPIAKHLWHAAGHRYPGQTERLAELAGCQRSSMLFTAVSPSSGWRLNTLLATTHIPLSQIPQALTPELIRHKLNVLHDFCRRFTTTPHLRVAGLNPHAGEAGQLGDEEATWLLPLLDQWREEHPQVHLEGPVPPDTCWISAARAWQAPDQQGPDGILALYHDQGLIPVKLLAFDAAVNTTLELPFLRTSPDHGTAFDIASQGIASPDSTTAAIKAAWDLS